The following proteins are encoded in a genomic region of Brachypodium distachyon strain Bd21 chromosome 1, Brachypodium_distachyon_v3.0, whole genome shotgun sequence:
- the LOC104582391 gene encoding uncharacterized protein LOC104582391 isoform X1, which produces MIAQIVHRNRENCWQLVRRVTTISDLLQPATVAQLVDSAGGVVSKIRHVARTARQNKRECVYLANRISTIATALPLLHQQDHEVAQSLVGLSYALKEAHDLIIACCLERQRKTAPLRQLFRAGGHAERFREINARIDSYLILIPLLTHISLIVPSSNHAGVPTIPMVTPGSGSGSSSLQLVSNESLMVPYVNNGTLRDTCAVAGCPGGCASRRCWEHPVPSTTYTTSPCHRSSTAISAHPASSWTRPGCHACPASAWQSGKWKQ; this is translated from the exons ATGATAGCTCAGATAGTTCACCGGAACAGGGAGAACTGCTGGCAGCTTGTCCGCCGTGTAACAACGATCAGTGATCTTCTGCAGCCAG CCACGGTTGCGCAGCTCGTTGACTCTGCAGGAGGGGTCGTCTCCAAGATCAGGCATGTGGCGAGGACGGCAAGGCAGAACAAACGGGAGTGCGTCTACCTCGCGAACCGCATCTCGACAATCGCTACGGCGCTGCCTCTCCTGCATCAACAGGACCATGAGGTGGCGCAGTCGCTGGTCGGGCTCAGCTACGCACTCAAGGAGGCACACGACCTTATCATCGCCTGCTGCCTGGAGAGACAGAGGAAGACTGCACCCTTGCGCCAGCTCTTCAGGGCTGGCGGCCATGCCGAGCGTTTCAGGGAAATCAATGCCAGGATCGATTCCTACCTCATCCTCATCCCCTTGCTCACCCACATCTCACTTATCGTTCCTTCCAGTAATCACGCCGGCGTACCAACAATACCAATGGTCACGCCGGGTTCCGGGTCAGGCTCCAGCTCCCTGCAGCTCGTAAGTAAC GAATCTCTGATGGTACCCTATGTGAACAATGGCACACTCCGCGACACCTGCGCTGTCGCCGGGTGTCCTGGAGGATGCGCATCGAGGCGCTGCTGGGAGCATCCCGTGCCATCTACTACCTACACCACGTCGCCGTGCCACAGATCATCCACCGCAATATCAGCTCATCCGGCATCCTCCTGGACGCGTCCTGGATGCCACGCCTGTCCGGCTTCGGCGTGGCAGTCTGGGAAGTGGAAACAGTGA
- the LOC104582391 gene encoding uncharacterized protein LOC104582391 isoform X2: MIAQIVHRNRENCWQLVRRVTTISDLLQPATVAQLVDSAGGVVSKIRHVARTARQNKRECVYLANRISTIATALPLLHQQDHEVAQSLVGLSYALKEAHDLIIACCLERQRKTAPLRQLFRAGGHAERFREINARIDSYLILIPLLTHISLIVPSSNHAGVPTIPMVTPGSGSGSSSLQLESLMVPYVNNGTLRDTCAVAGCPGGCASRRCWEHPVPSTTYTTSPCHRSSTAISAHPASSWTRPGCHACPASAWQSGKWKQ; encoded by the exons ATGATAGCTCAGATAGTTCACCGGAACAGGGAGAACTGCTGGCAGCTTGTCCGCCGTGTAACAACGATCAGTGATCTTCTGCAGCCAG CCACGGTTGCGCAGCTCGTTGACTCTGCAGGAGGGGTCGTCTCCAAGATCAGGCATGTGGCGAGGACGGCAAGGCAGAACAAACGGGAGTGCGTCTACCTCGCGAACCGCATCTCGACAATCGCTACGGCGCTGCCTCTCCTGCATCAACAGGACCATGAGGTGGCGCAGTCGCTGGTCGGGCTCAGCTACGCACTCAAGGAGGCACACGACCTTATCATCGCCTGCTGCCTGGAGAGACAGAGGAAGACTGCACCCTTGCGCCAGCTCTTCAGGGCTGGCGGCCATGCCGAGCGTTTCAGGGAAATCAATGCCAGGATCGATTCCTACCTCATCCTCATCCCCTTGCTCACCCACATCTCACTTATCGTTCCTTCCAGTAATCACGCCGGCGTACCAACAATACCAATGGTCACGCCGGGTTCCGGGTCAGGCTCCAGCTCCCTGCAGCTC GAATCTCTGATGGTACCCTATGTGAACAATGGCACACTCCGCGACACCTGCGCTGTCGCCGGGTGTCCTGGAGGATGCGCATCGAGGCGCTGCTGGGAGCATCCCGTGCCATCTACTACCTACACCACGTCGCCGTGCCACAGATCATCCACCGCAATATCAGCTCATCCGGCATCCTCCTGGACGCGTCCTGGATGCCACGCCTGTCCGGCTTCGGCGTGGCAGTCTGGGAAGTGGAAACAGTGA